One genomic region from Mycobacterium basiliense encodes:
- the ctaJ gene encoding aa3-type cytochrome oxidase subunit CtaJ: protein MEIHLFFIGIPLLLVVLLGLTFLTRKGPHEPTYELSEKWTHPPILWAATDEAVGGGHGGHDASGFTVGGGASGTW from the coding sequence ATGGAGATTCACCTCTTTTTCATCGGCATCCCGCTGCTGTTGGTGGTCTTGCTGGGATTGACTTTCTTGACCCGCAAGGGACCGCATGAGCCGACCTATGAGCTGTCGGAGAAATGGACGCATCCGCCAATCCTGTGGGCGGCCACCGATGAGGCCGTCGGAGGTGGCCACGGCGGGCACGACGCATCCGGGTTCACAGTTGGAGGTGGCGCCAGTGGCACATGGTGA
- a CDS encoding glycoside hydrolase family 13 protein, with the protein MSTPSSAQWWSSAVFYQVYPRSFADSNGDGVGDLDGLVAGLDYLQLLGIDAIWINPVTVSPMADHGYDVSDPRDIDPLFGGMAALERLIAAAHRRGIKITMDVVPNHTSSAHPWFQAALTAGTGSAARDRYFFRDGRGPNGSLPPNNWESVFGGPAWTRVTEPDGSPGQWYLHLFDAEQPDLNWENPDIFDDFEKTLRFWLERGVDGFRIDVAHGMAKPPGLPDTLDHAQVLRHTDDDPRFNHPNVHAIHRDIRTVINDYPGAVTIGEVWVHDNARWAQYLRADELHLGFNFRLTRTDFDATEIHDAIQNSLAAAAIESAVPTWTLANHDVGREVTRYGGGQIGLRRARAMAMVMLALPGAVFLYNGQELGLPDVELPDEVLQDPTWERSGHTERGRDGCRVPIPWSGNAPPFGFSTRPDTWLPMPDQWAAVTVEKQLDDPASTLSFFRHALQLRRERAEFDGGDFEWLTAPRDVLMFRRSDGLVCVLNAGDRGLTLPAGEPLLASSPLLDGVLPPDAAAWLV; encoded by the coding sequence ATGTCCACCCCTAGCAGCGCGCAGTGGTGGTCGTCTGCGGTGTTCTACCAGGTCTATCCCCGATCGTTCGCGGACAGCAACGGCGACGGGGTCGGCGACTTGGACGGGCTGGTGGCCGGGCTTGATTACCTGCAACTACTCGGCATCGATGCGATCTGGATCAATCCGGTCACCGTCTCCCCGATGGCCGACCATGGCTACGACGTCTCCGATCCACGCGATATCGATCCGCTGTTCGGCGGGATGGCCGCCCTCGAACGGCTGATCGCCGCGGCACACCGTCGAGGCATCAAGATCACCATGGACGTGGTGCCCAACCACACCAGTTCCGCGCACCCGTGGTTTCAGGCGGCGTTGACCGCCGGCACCGGCAGTGCCGCTCGGGATCGCTATTTCTTCCGCGACGGGCGAGGACCGAACGGTTCGCTGCCGCCGAACAACTGGGAGTCGGTGTTCGGCGGACCGGCCTGGACCCGGGTGACCGAACCCGACGGCAGCCCCGGCCAATGGTATTTGCATCTGTTCGACGCCGAACAGCCCGATCTGAATTGGGAAAACCCGGATATCTTTGACGACTTCGAGAAGACGCTGCGCTTCTGGCTGGAACGCGGCGTAGACGGGTTCCGCATCGACGTCGCGCACGGCATGGCGAAGCCGCCCGGCCTGCCGGACACGCTGGACCATGCCCAGGTGCTGCGCCACACTGACGACGACCCTCGGTTCAACCACCCGAATGTGCACGCGATTCACCGCGACATCCGCACCGTGATCAACGACTACCCCGGAGCGGTGACCATCGGCGAGGTGTGGGTGCACGACAACGCTCGCTGGGCGCAGTATCTGCGGGCCGACGAACTACATCTCGGCTTCAATTTCCGACTCACCCGAACCGATTTCGACGCCACAGAGATCCACGACGCGATTCAGAACTCGCTGGCCGCCGCCGCCATCGAAAGCGCCGTCCCGACCTGGACACTGGCCAATCACGACGTGGGCCGGGAAGTGACCCGCTACGGCGGCGGCCAGATCGGGCTGCGCCGGGCGCGGGCCATGGCGATGGTCATGCTCGCCCTGCCCGGCGCGGTATTCCTCTACAACGGCCAAGAACTCGGGCTGCCCGACGTGGAGCTGCCGGACGAAGTGCTACAAGACCCGACCTGGGAGCGCTCCGGACACACCGAACGTGGCCGGGACGGCTGCCGGGTACCGATCCCGTGGTCGGGCAACGCTCCCCCGTTCGGGTTTTCCACACGCCCCGACACCTGGTTGCCGATGCCGGACCAGTGGGCGGCGGTGACCGTCGAGAAACAGCTCGACGACCCCGCTTCGACGTTGTCGTTTTTCCGGCACGCGCTCCAATTACGCAGGGAACGCGCTGAATTCGATGGCGGCGACTTCGAGTGGCTGACCGCTCCCCGCGATGTGTTGATGTTCCGGCGCAGCGACGGGCTGGTGTGTGTCCTTAACGCCGGCGACCGTGGGTTGACGCTGCCGGCGGGCGAGCCGCTGCTGGCCAGCTCGCCGCTGCTGGACGGCGTGTTGCCGCCCGACGCGGCGGCCTGGCTGGTGTAG
- a CDS encoding PE family protein, which yields MPYLMVAPETLAAAATDLAGIGSALQAANGAAAAQTAEVLAAGSDEISAAAAALFSGHAMDYQALSARMAGFHQQFVQALTTSGSAYAAAEAANATPLQALEQQVLGALNTPTQALFGRPLIGDGAHGAPGQNGGAGGLLWGNGGNGGAGTAAHPTGGNGGDAGLIGHGGAGGAGYNPAAATGAAGGNGGVGGHGGWLLGNGGAGGIGGTGASGAGGSGSGGNGGVGGPGGGTGLFGNGGAGGTGGQGGGGADNSFNGDGGAGGDGGAGGAGGWVHGDGGVGGNGGGGGDGGDDTVFGLGGTGGAGGNGATGGIGGWLHGTGGAGGNGGHGGDGGIDLADFGGIGGAGGDGAGGGAGGWLFGNGGTGGYGGHGGTGGDGGANAGFGGFGGAGGDGAGGGGGGWLLGNGGAGGYGGNGGDGGANDGGGFGGAGGAGATGGAAGWLYGNGGAGGSGGQGGNGGDISQFSGGDGGAGAGGGAGGWLFGDGGIGGDGGRGGVGGGNAVLALGGAGGNGGAGATGGVGGALIGNGGAGGAGGQGGDGGTGATNGVGGNGGDGGNGGNAQLVGSGGAGGAGGAGGDGVPDGTGGAGGTDGVGGLLFGTPGASG from the coding sequence TTGCCGTATCTGATGGTCGCCCCGGAAACGCTGGCCGCCGCGGCAACCGATCTGGCGGGGATCGGCTCAGCGCTACAGGCGGCCAACGGGGCCGCAGCTGCCCAGACGGCCGAAGTGCTGGCCGCCGGCTCCGATGAAATCTCGGCGGCCGCCGCCGCACTGTTTTCCGGGCATGCAATGGACTATCAGGCGCTTAGCGCCCGGATGGCCGGGTTTCACCAGCAGTTCGTGCAGGCATTAACCACCAGCGGGAGCGCATATGCCGCCGCCGAAGCGGCCAACGCCACCCCGCTGCAAGCCCTCGAACAGCAGGTCCTCGGAGCGCTCAACACCCCCACCCAAGCCCTGTTCGGGCGCCCGCTCATCGGCGACGGCGCCCACGGCGCACCCGGCCAAAACGGCGGCGCCGGCGGGCTGTTGTGGGGCAACGGCGGCAACGGCGGCGCCGGCACCGCCGCCCACCCCACCGGAGGCAACGGCGGCGACGCCGGGCTGATCGGCCATGGAGGCGCCGGCGGGGCCGGCTACAACCCGGCCGCCGCAACCGGTGCCGCCGGCGGCAACGGAGGTGTTGGCGGCCACGGCGGCTGGCTGCTGGGCAACGGCGGAGCCGGCGGCATCGGCGGTACGGGCGCCAGCGGCGCCGGAGGTAGCGGCTCCGGCGGCAACGGAGGTGTCGGCGGTCCCGGTGGCGGCACCGGGCTGTTCGGCAACGGCGGGGCCGGCGGCACCGGCGGACAGGGCGGCGGCGGCGCCGATAACAGCTTCAACGGGGACGGCGGCGCAGGCGGCGACGGCGGCGCCGGCGGAGCCGGGGGTTGGGTCCACGGCGACGGCGGGGTCGGCGGCAACGGCGGAGGCGGGGGCGATGGCGGCGACGACACCGTCTTCGGCCTGGGCGGGACCGGCGGGGCTGGAGGCAACGGCGCCACCGGCGGGATCGGTGGATGGCTGCACGGAACCGGAGGAGCCGGCGGCAACGGCGGACACGGTGGCGACGGCGGCATCGATCTGGCCGACTTCGGCGGCATCGGCGGTGCCGGCGGTGACGGTGCTGGCGGCGGCGCGGGCGGATGGCTATTCGGCAACGGCGGCACCGGCGGCTACGGCGGGCACGGCGGCACGGGCGGAGACGGCGGAGCCAACGCCGGATTCGGCGGCTTCGGCGGTGCCGGGGGCGATGGTGCCGGCGGCGGGGGCGGCGGGTGGCTACTGGGTAACGGTGGCGCAGGCGGCTACGGCGGGAACGGCGGCGACGGCGGCGCCAACGATGGCGGTGGCTTCGGTGGAGCCGGAGGAGCGGGTGCCACCGGCGGGGCCGCCGGCTGGCTGTATGGCAATGGCGGCGCCGGCGGCAGCGGCGGTCAGGGCGGCAACGGCGGCGACATCAGCCAATTCAGCGGCGGCGACGGAGGTGCCGGTGCCGGCGGCGGTGCCGGTGGTTGGCTGTTCGGCGACGGGGGGATAGGCGGTGACGGCGGGCGCGGCGGCGTCGGCGGTGGGAACGCGGTCCTCGCCCTCGGTGGCGCCGGCGGCAACGGAGGCGCCGGCGCCACCGGTGGGGTGGGCGGAGCGCTGATCGGCAACGGTGGGGCTGGCGGCGCCGGCGGACAGGGTGGCGACGGCGGTACCGGCGCCACCAACGGTGTCGGCGGCAACGGCGGCGACGGCGGCAACGGCGGCAACGCTCAATTGGTCGGCAGTGGCGGCGCCGGCGGCGCCGGCGGCGCGGGCGGTGACGGCGTGCCCGACGGCACTGGCGGCGCCGGCGGCACTGACGGCGTTGGCGGGCTGCTGTTCGGCACACCCGGTGCGTCCGGGTAG
- a CDS encoding PE family protein, which yields MSYVLLAPETLAAAATDLAGIGSALQAANGAAAAQTAEVLAAGSDEISAAVAALFSGHAMDYQALSARMAGFHQQFVQALTTSGSAYAAAEAANATPLQALEQQVLGALNTPTQALFGRPLIGDGAHGAPGQNGGAGGLLWGNGGNGGAGTAAHPTGGNGGDAGLIGHGGAGGAGYNPAAATGAAGGNGGVGGHGGWLLGNGGAGGIGGTGASGADGTGGAGGAGGSGGLGGATGLFGNGGAGGTGGQGGDGGDHFSSIGGAGGAAGAGGGGGAGGWLYGNGGAGAAGGQGGDGGSGFDPDTGAVGGNGGAGAAGGAGGWLYGHGGVGGAGGQGGDGGDGTFGGIGGDGGAGAAGGAGGWLCGNGGAGGVGGQGGGGGDRSDFGGIGGAGGAGGAGAIGGTSGLLFGNGGAGGAGGLGGDGGSGGGFGGADGGNGGSGGAGAAGGTGGWVHGSGGAGGAGGHGGTGGDSVAIGGIDGSDGGHGGVGGHGAVGGAGGWLSGNGGAGGAGGSGGDGGNGGNGGFDTGGDGGTGGSGAAGGGGGWLYGSGGNGGNGGQGGASGTAGVNGAGGDGGDGGDGGNAQLIGNGGTGGADGTGGIGTPDGSDGTGGVNGTGGLLFGTPGTSG from the coding sequence ATGTCGTACGTGTTGTTGGCGCCGGAAACGCTGGCCGCCGCGGCAACCGATCTGGCGGGGATCGGCTCAGCGCTACAGGCGGCCAACGGGGCCGCAGCTGCCCAGACGGCCGAAGTGCTGGCCGCCGGCTCCGATGAAATCTCGGCGGCCGTCGCCGCACTGTTTTCCGGGCATGCAATGGACTATCAGGCGCTTAGCGCCCGGATGGCCGGGTTTCACCAGCAGTTCGTGCAGGCATTAACCACCAGCGGGAGCGCATATGCCGCCGCCGAAGCGGCCAACGCCACCCCGCTGCAAGCCCTCGAACAGCAGGTCCTCGGAGCGCTCAACACCCCCACCCAAGCCCTGTTCGGGCGCCCGCTCATCGGCGACGGCGCCCACGGCGCACCCGGCCAAAACGGCGGCGCCGGCGGGCTGTTGTGGGGCAACGGCGGCAACGGCGGCGCCGGCACCGCCGCCCACCCCACCGGAGGCAACGGCGGCGACGCCGGGCTGATCGGCCATGGAGGCGCCGGCGGGGCCGGCTACAACCCGGCCGCCGCAACCGGTGCCGCCGGCGGCAACGGAGGTGTTGGCGGCCACGGCGGCTGGCTGCTGGGCAACGGCGGAGCCGGCGGCATCGGCGGTACGGGCGCCAGCGGCGCCGACGGAACCGGAGGCGCCGGAGGTGCCGGTGGAAGCGGCGGTCTCGGCGGTGCCACCGGGCTGTTCGGCAACGGCGGGGCCGGCGGCACCGGCGGACAAGGCGGCGACGGCGGCGATCACTTCAGCAGCATCGGCGGAGCCGGCGGTGCAGCCGGCGCCGGCGGCGGCGGCGGTGCCGGCGGGTGGCTGTACGGCAACGGCGGCGCCGGAGCTGCCGGCGGACAAGGCGGCGACGGCGGCAGCGGCTTCGATCCCGACACTGGCGCCGTCGGTGGTAACGGCGGTGCCGGTGCCGCCGGCGGCGCCGGCGGCTGGCTGTACGGCCACGGTGGGGTCGGTGGTGCCGGCGGGCAGGGCGGCGACGGCGGCGACGGAACGTTCGGCGGTATCGGCGGTGATGGCGGTGCCGGTGCTGCCGGCGGCGCCGGCGGCTGGCTATGCGGCAATGGTGGGGCCGGAGGTGTCGGCGGGCAGGGCGGCGGCGGCGGAGATCGCAGCGACTTCGGCGGCATCGGTGGTGCCGGTGGTGCCGGTGGTGCCGGTGCCATCGGCGGGACTAGTGGGTTGCTGTTCGGCAATGGTGGTGCCGGAGGTGCCGGCGGGCTGGGCGGCGATGGCGGTAGCGGCGGCGGCTTCGGCGGCGCCGACGGTGGTAACGGCGGTAGCGGTGGCGCAGGCGCGGCCGGCGGGACCGGCGGTTGGGTACACGGCAGCGGTGGGGCCGGCGGTGCCGGCGGGCACGGTGGAACCGGTGGCGACAGCGTGGCCATTGGCGGAATCGACGGCTCCGATGGCGGCCACGGTGGTGTCGGAGGTCATGGCGCTGTCGGTGGAGCCGGTGGGTGGCTATCGGGCAATGGTGGGGCCGGAGGTGCTGGTGGGAGCGGTGGTGACGGCGGGAATGGCGGCAACGGCGGCTTCGACACCGGAGGCGACGGCGGGACCGGCGGCAGCGGTGCCGCCGGCGGGGGTGGCGGCTGGTTGTACGGCAGCGGCGGCAACGGTGGCAACGGCGGGCAGGGCGGCGCCAGCGGTACCGCGGGCGTCAACGGCGCCGGCGGCGATGGCGGCGATGGCGGCGATGGCGGCAACGCCCAGCTAATCGGCAACGGTGGAACCGGTGGCGCCGACGGGACCGGCGGCATCGGCACGCCCGACGGATCCGACGGGACCGGCGGTGTCAACGGGACCGGCGGTCTCCTGTTCGGCACGCCCGGAACATCCGGCTAG
- a CDS encoding DUF5130 domain-containing protein has product MAHGEVATKELTELPRGWALTTSGRLSGVTEPAEASVHFPFPIKDLVAVDDALKYSSRASNARFAVYLGDLGSDTAARAREILAKVPTPDDAVLIAVSPNQCAIEVAYGSQLRGRGAESAAPLGVAAATSAFEQGNLIDGLISAIRVLSAGIAPA; this is encoded by the coding sequence GTGGCACATGGTGAAGTAGCGACGAAAGAGCTCACCGAGCTGCCGAGGGGTTGGGCGCTCACCACCAGCGGACGACTTTCCGGGGTCACCGAACCCGCCGAGGCATCGGTGCACTTCCCGTTCCCGATCAAAGACCTGGTGGCCGTCGACGACGCCCTGAAATACAGCTCCCGCGCCTCCAACGCGCGCTTTGCCGTGTACCTGGGCGACCTCGGCAGCGATACCGCCGCACGGGCCCGTGAAATCCTGGCCAAGGTGCCCACACCCGACGACGCGGTGTTAATCGCCGTCTCGCCGAATCAGTGCGCCATCGAGGTTGCTTACGGTTCACAGTTGCGAGGTCGTGGAGCCGAGTCGGCGGCCCCGCTCGGGGTGGCCGCCGCTACCTCGGCGTTCGAGCAGGGCAACCTGATTGACGGCCTGATCAGCGCCATCCGCGTGCTCAGCGCCGGGATCGCGCCAGCTTAG
- the pepN gene encoding aminopeptidase N yields MALPNLTRDQAVERAALITVDSYQINLDVTDSSDGRSTPAGHTFRSTTTVAFDALPGANAVIDIAADRIRSASLNGQELDVSGYDESTGIPLRGLAHRNVVIVDADCRYSNTGEGLHRFLDPVDSETYLYSQFETADAKRMFACFDQPDLKATFNIRVSAPKHWQVVSNGATESISEGDSCAVHTFATTPRMSTYLVALIAGPYAVWNDVYTDEHGEIPLGIYCRTSLAPYMDAERLFTQTKQGFGFYHKHFGMPYAFGKYDQLFVPEFNAGAMENAGAVTFLEDYVFRSKVTRASYERRAETVLHEMAHMWFGDLVTMTWWDDLWLNESFATFASVLCQSEATEFTEAWTTFATVEKSWAYRQDQLPSTHPIAADIPDLAAVEVNFDGITYAKGASVLKQLVAYVGLEHFLSGLRDYFRTHAFGNATFDDLIAALEKASGRDLSDWGRQWLKTTGLNTLRPDFDVDADGRFTRFVVQQSGAAPGAGETRVHRLAVGIYDDEASDGSGKLVRVHREELDVAGPESEVPALVGVSRGKLILVNDDDLTYCSLRLDAQSLQTALARIADIAEPLPRSLVWSAAWEMTREAELRARDFVSLVSGGVHAETEVGVAQRLLLQAQTALGSYAEPGWARTEGWPQFGDRLLELAHAAQAGSDHQLAFINALCTSVLSPHHVETLAALLDADSTDPAELGLAGLQVDTDLRWRIITALATAGAIDAEGPQSPRIDSEEQRDPTAAGKRHSAQARAARPQLEVKNSAFTRVVEDDTLANITGRAIIAGIAAPGQGELLKPLSARYFDAIPGVWARRSSEVAQSVVVGLYPYWDIREEGIAAADRFLSAPESEVPPALRRLVLEGQAAVKRSLRARRFDGGA; encoded by the coding sequence GTGGCCCTTCCAAATCTCACCCGGGACCAAGCGGTCGAACGCGCCGCTTTGATCACCGTCGACAGCTACCAGATCAACCTCGATGTGACCGACAGCTCGGATGGCAGAAGCACTCCCGCCGGACACACCTTCCGCTCGACCACCACCGTGGCCTTCGACGCACTTCCGGGGGCCAATGCCGTGATCGACATCGCCGCCGACCGCATTCGCAGCGCCAGCCTCAACGGTCAAGAGCTGGACGTATCCGGCTACGACGAGTCGACCGGGATCCCGCTGCGCGGGCTGGCCCACCGCAACGTCGTCATCGTCGACGCCGATTGCCGGTACTCCAACACGGGCGAGGGCCTGCACCGCTTTCTCGATCCGGTCGACAGCGAAACCTACCTGTACTCGCAGTTCGAGACCGCCGATGCCAAACGCATGTTCGCCTGCTTCGACCAGCCCGACCTCAAGGCCACATTCAATATCCGTGTGAGCGCGCCCAAGCATTGGCAGGTGGTGTCCAACGGTGCCACGGAAAGCATCTCGGAAGGCGATTCCTGCGCGGTACACACCTTCGCCACCACGCCGCGGATGAGCACATATCTGGTGGCGCTGATCGCGGGACCGTACGCCGTCTGGAACGACGTCTACACCGACGAACACGGCGAGATCCCGCTGGGCATCTACTGCCGGACGTCGCTGGCACCATACATGGACGCCGAGCGGTTGTTCACCCAAACCAAACAGGGATTCGGCTTCTACCACAAGCACTTTGGCATGCCGTACGCGTTCGGCAAATACGACCAGCTATTCGTCCCGGAGTTCAACGCCGGCGCGATGGAAAATGCGGGCGCGGTGACATTCCTCGAGGACTACGTATTCCGCAGCAAGGTCACCCGCGCCTCGTATGAGCGGCGCGCCGAAACGGTGCTACACGAGATGGCACACATGTGGTTCGGCGATCTGGTCACCATGACGTGGTGGGACGACCTGTGGCTCAACGAGTCCTTTGCCACCTTCGCCTCGGTGCTGTGTCAAAGCGAGGCCACCGAATTCACCGAGGCCTGGACTACGTTTGCCACGGTAGAAAAGTCGTGGGCCTATCGCCAAGATCAGTTGCCCTCGACGCATCCGATCGCCGCCGACATTCCCGACCTGGCAGCGGTCGAAGTCAACTTCGATGGAATCACCTATGCCAAGGGCGCTTCGGTACTCAAACAACTCGTCGCCTATGTGGGATTGGAACATTTCCTATCCGGATTGCGGGACTACTTCCGCACCCACGCGTTCGGCAACGCCACGTTCGATGATCTGATCGCGGCGTTGGAAAAGGCATCCGGCCGCGATCTTTCGGATTGGGGCCGGCAGTGGCTCAAAACGACGGGCCTCAACACGCTGCGCCCGGATTTCGACGTCGACGCCGACGGCCGGTTCACCCGGTTTGTGGTGCAACAGAGCGGTGCCGCCCCGGGTGCGGGCGAGACCCGAGTGCACCGCCTGGCGGTGGGCATCTACGACGACGAAGCCTCCGACGGGTCCGGCAAATTGGTGCGGGTTCACCGAGAAGAACTCGACGTCGCCGGCCCGGAATCGGAAGTCCCCGCGTTGGTCGGTGTTTCACGCGGAAAGCTGATTCTGGTCAACGACGACGACCTGACTTATTGCTCACTGCGGCTCGATGCCCAGTCGCTGCAGACCGCGCTGGCCCGCATCGCCGACATCGCCGAGCCGCTGCCACGAAGCCTGGTCTGGTCCGCCGCTTGGGAGATGACTCGCGAGGCCGAACTGCGAGCTCGCGACTTCGTGTCACTGGTATCCGGTGGCGTACACGCCGAGACCGAGGTCGGCGTGGCGCAACGGCTCTTGTTGCAGGCTCAGACGGCGCTGGGCTCCTACGCCGAGCCGGGCTGGGCCCGCACGGAAGGCTGGCCCCAGTTCGGTGACCGGTTGCTGGAATTGGCGCACGCCGCCCAGGCCGGGTCGGACCATCAGCTCGCCTTCATCAACGCGCTGTGCACCTCGGTGTTGTCACCACATCATGTCGAGACCCTGGCCGCCCTACTCGACGCTGACTCGACGGATCCGGCAGAATTGGGATTGGCAGGCTTGCAAGTTGATACCGACCTGCGCTGGCGCATCATCACGGCGCTGGCGACCGCGGGCGCCATCGACGCCGAGGGCCCACAGTCACCAAGGATCGACAGCGAAGAACAACGTGACCCGACCGCTGCCGGCAAGCGGCACAGCGCTCAGGCCCGCGCCGCGCGGCCGCAGCTTGAGGTCAAGAACAGCGCGTTTACCAGGGTCGTCGAAGACGACACCCTGGCCAACATCACCGGCCGGGCGATCATCGCGGGCATTGCCGCTCCGGGGCAAGGCGAGCTGCTCAAACCCTTGAGCGCTCGCTACTTCGACGCCATACCCGGAGTCTGGGCGCGGCGATCGAGCGAGGTCGCGCAATCGGTCGTGGTGGGCCTGTATCCCTACTGGGACATCAGGGAGGAGGGCATCGCCGCTGCCGACCGATTCCTGTCCGCCCCGGAGTCGGAGGTGCCGCCGGCGTTGCGCCGGTTGGTGTTGGAAGGCCAGGCCGCGGTGAAGCGCTCGTTGCGGGCCCGGCGGTTCGACGGCGGGGCCTAG
- a CDS encoding globin: MPKSFYDAVGGAKTFDAIVSRFYAQVAEDEILRQLYPEEDLAAAEERLRMFLEQYWGGPRTYSDRRGHPRLRMRHAPFRITPIERDAWLRCMHTAVASIDSQTLDDQHRRELLDYLEMAAHSLVNSGF, translated from the coding sequence ATGCCCAAGTCTTTCTATGACGCGGTCGGCGGCGCCAAGACCTTCGATGCAATCGTGTCGCGCTTCTATGCGCAGGTCGCCGAGGACGAGATACTGCGTCAGCTGTATCCCGAAGAGGATCTGGCCGCCGCCGAGGAACGGTTGCGGATGTTCCTCGAGCAGTATTGGGGTGGCCCGCGAACGTACTCGGACCGGCGTGGCCATCCCCGTTTGCGCATGCGACACGCCCCCTTCCGAATCACCCCCATCGAACGCGATGCCTGGCTGCGCTGTATGCACACCGCCGTGGCGTCCATCGACTCGCAAACGCTCGACGACCAGCACCGTCGAGAGTTGCTCGATTATCTGGAGATGGCCGCCCACTCCTTGGTCAACTCCGGGTTTTGA
- a CDS encoding HNH endonuclease has translation MAHGKKRRGHRSAGAAAGISGSASCLHSVDTHPPARSESSSLWSRRRVLLLNSTYEPLTALPVRRAVVMVICGKADVVHDDPTGPVIHSATSSIVLPSVIQLRTFVRVPYRARVPMTRAALMHRDHFCCAYCGAKADTVDHVVPRSRGGEHSWENCVACCSRCNHRKGDKSLAELGWSLRRTPLPPTGQHWRLLSTIKELDPSWARYLGEGAA, from the coding sequence ATGGCGCACGGCAAAAAGCGCCGCGGCCACCGCAGTGCCGGAGCCGCGGCCGGTATATCGGGGTCCGCGTCATGCCTGCACAGCGTCGATACCCATCCGCCCGCGCGGTCGGAGAGTTCGTCGTTATGGAGCCGCCGCCGGGTGTTGTTGCTCAACTCCACCTACGAGCCACTCACCGCGTTGCCGGTGCGACGGGCGGTCGTGATGGTGATCTGCGGTAAGGCCGACGTGGTGCACGATGATCCCACCGGGCCGGTTATCCATTCGGCGACCAGCTCGATCGTGTTGCCATCGGTGATCCAGCTGCGCACCTTTGTGCGAGTCCCGTACCGGGCGCGGGTGCCGATGACCCGGGCCGCGCTCATGCACCGCGACCATTTCTGCTGCGCATATTGCGGGGCGAAGGCCGACACCGTCGACCATGTGGTGCCCCGCAGCCGCGGCGGCGAGCACTCGTGGGAGAACTGCGTCGCGTGCTGCTCGAGGTGCAACCACCGCAAGGGCGACAAGTCGCTCGCCGAACTTGGCTGGTCCCTGCGCCGAACTCCGCTGCCGCCGACCGGTCAGCACTGGCGGCTGCTGTCGACGATCAAGGAACTCGACCCGTCCTGGGCGCGATATCTCGGCGAAGGCGCCGCGTAG